In Lolium rigidum isolate FL_2022 chromosome 3, APGP_CSIRO_Lrig_0.1, whole genome shotgun sequence, the genomic window TGGGTTTGCATACAGGTGATGTACAACTTCTTGGATAGGCTCATCAACCTTGGGCTCCCTAGGACCAGTGACTTCTTGGGTGTCAACCCCAACAGCTTCGACGGTAGCGGCAACTACACCATCGGTATGCGCGATCAGGGCGTCTTCCCGGAGATCCCTTATGAGGTGGGTGGCAAGAAGAACGGTATGGACGTCAGCATCGTCACCACCGCCAAGACCGACAACGAGGCCCAGaggcttcttgccctcctcggAATGCCATTCGCCGCGCACATGAAGGGCGACGAGTACaagaagaagaggttgaagaagcacCACTTCATGAGCAAGGGCAGGGGAAGAAAGTGAAGATCCAGCACAGGATGACCTTTGCTTCCCAGTTTGTTCATTGTAATCATTTTGCATAGTTTGGTTTAGAAATTCGATCATCTTGCTGTATGTTACTTGCTGCTAATGTTGTTGTACCTACTGCCAGAAAACCAAAATGGGAAGTGTTGCTTTGGTCAGGTATAATTCATTCTGCAAGTTCATGTCACACATATGTTTTATTCTGCAGCATTTTTCAGACTGCAAGACTATACTAAGACAGGAAGTACATCATCTCTTTGGTTCTAACCCTGATGGCTATAACCTAGCACACGTATCAGTAGGTACATTTGGGCAACTCTGGCGGACCAATGACGAGCTCGTCCTCCGGGAATGTGCAGGGCTTGCCCACAGCGCCAAGCTGCGGGCATGGCTTCGGCCAGACACCAGATGCCACTCCCTGGACGTCGGTGCAGTTCCATTGCAGCTTCTTGGCCTTGGGCGCAAGGTGGGCGGTGATATTGGACATGCATATCCCGGTGTAGGGGTCATTCGGGATGCCCTCCATCCTGCCAGCCATCGTCACATTCTCGGCTAACACGTCGATGTAGTTGATGCCGGTGACCTCGGGCAGGGCCTTGGGGTCGGAAGAGTTGTCGGGGTGCTGGCCGTAGTTGCCAGTCATCCAGAAGACCCACTTCATGGTGTGAAGTCTGAGGTTGCGCACGAAGATGTCCTTGACGAAGCCGCCCCTCCCCACGCCAGACTTGATCCTGACGGCCGACTCGGTGTTGATGGCGATGCTGTCCTCGACGCGTATGTCCTGGATTCCGCCGGACATCTCGCTGCCGAGCGCGATCATGGCGCTCGTGGGGGAGATGCAGGTGAGCCGCCTGACGACGATGTGCTGGCTTGGCATGTTGAACCTGATGCCGTACTCGTCCCAGCCGCTCTTCACGGCAATGCAGTCGTCGCCGGAGACGATGTAGCAGTCCTCGATCTTGACGTGGGAGGAAGAATCTGAATGAGCAATAACAGTTTATCACATTCAGATTCAGAAAAAAATTAACATTCAGATTCAGCAACACAAGGATACTTCTTTTTTTACGGGAAACGCAAGGATGCTTCTGACGATGAACTAACACTACTGGATGGTTAGTTCATGCTGCAAGTGTGAGTGATGTACCTGGGTCGATCCCGTCGGTGTTAGCCGAGTGGATCGGCGCGAGAATCGTGACGCCGCTGATGGTCACGTTGCTGCCCAAAACAGGACACGCCAAGGTGAGCACGATGGATTCATGACCAAACAACTACAGGATGAGAACTAACATTGGGCATGGATTCAGATCAGTTCATACTTGCAGTAGGTGGGGTGGAGGTTCCATGAGGGCGCGTCGACGAAGGTGACGTTGGAGATGATGATGTCGCGAGAGTAGAGGAGCTCGAGCAGGTAGCCACGCGTGTAGGTGAGCTGCTTGGCGCGGTACTTGTCCCACCACACCTGCCCCTGCCCGTTGATCGTCccgttttgacctgaaaacattTTGCATTTAGCTTGTTAGTCATGTCTCTGCAGCTACTAGCTACATGGCTTCTGTTCTTCAGTTTGTGATGATCTTTGAGGTGGTAAGGGATGTTTTACCGGAGATGATGACATCGGTGAGGTTTGATCCGCCGATGAAGTTACTGTATCTTGGGCCAGGCTCGTCCCTCCCTCTCCCGTAGGACGGCAGGGGAGCTATCAGAGGCCAATCGTTGAGGTCCTGGATCAAGGTTGGATTCACAAGTAAGATCACGAGATAATGCAAGCAGAGTATCAGACACAAGCAACACGGGTCGCTAAAACTGCCAAAAAATAGTACTGTGAAAATGAGACAGCAATAGCTAGCAACCAAGCATGCATATGGAACAGCCAAAGAATATTCAGGGAATAGGCTGTTTATTTATGAACATATTCAGAGAATTGGCACATCAGTATTTTGATCCTCCTATTTTCCCTTGCTCCCACGAGTATTCAGTAACCACATCAAGATTGCTTGACTTGCGGTCAAATGGTACGCCGTAAGCAGCTTTATGATCAAATCCGTAAATGTATTGAATGACCACCAACTCAACCTCCAGGGAACCACCTGTTAGGACATAGTGGCCGGGCTGTTCTTGGCATATATTTAAGCGCCGAAATGATACGATTTCCTACTCATAAACACAGATCATGGATAATGCAAGGTAATAAACCCTCCATACTAATCGTCACTAAACTAGGCAGAAAACAAGGACGAAACAAGCATGTAATCGTATCACTTAGAGCATATTAATAATTAGCATTCCATGTAGGGCAGCTATCCATCGTCGCGAGCACGGAGACGCGTTCACCATGCCGTATGCCTAGCATGGAAAGGTGATCGATGGCATCGCCATGCCTGGAAAGCTTGACAAGGAAAGATCATGGGCTCATGGCAATGGCAGAGGCAGGACCAAAAAAAAGCTTTTGTCCCTGCCTAAACCACGACCTAGTACGCAAACGGCCAAGTGCCCCTCCGGCTTTACCACCGTCCCCGTGCTATCCCGTCGTTATTGCACATCACTTATTGCCCCACGTGTCACAGTAACTGATTACACCACGATTTCTAGCGTAATCCCTGTCCTTAAACGCGCCATTAATTCCACGGTTGAAGAAAGGGGCAGCAGCCGTGGTTTATGTTCGCCGGGGTGTGGTTAATGGCTGTTGTTACTGACCTGGGAGGCGAGGATCTCGGCGCCGTGGCGGAGGTAGAGGGTGAAGTGGCTGGTGAGGTTGAAGGGCCCCGTGAGCCACCTCCCCTGCGGCACCACcagcgccgcgccgccgtcgcccgcgcaCCGGGACAGGTCCGCCACCGCCCTGGCGAACGCCGCCGTGTTGAGCGTCTTCCCGTCCCCGACCGCCCCGTAGTCCGTGATCCTCTTCACGTGCTTCCGGCACCCCGCACCCCTCGACACGGCTGGCGACGCGCCAATGCCGACGGCGCACAGCGCCAGCACCGCCACGGCGAGCGCTACTCTTCTTGTGGCCATGGCGAGCTTGCGCGAGGCGTTTCCCTGTGCGAATGGTGCGGGCATAAATGGGCGAGGAAACGGCGGAGCTTATATAGAAGCGGGATGGAAACTGATGGGGAAAAAGATTATGTGTGGATCTGCCAAATTTCCTGCCTAAATCAACGCGTGCTATAGACGTGGCCACAAGCTTGTGCAGCGCACGCGCGCGTACGCGAGTGGGCGTGGTCCACGGACCACGGGTGTCGAGCAAGCAAGCTCGCCCCGGCACGTCTCGCCTACTGCTTGCCGTTCAAGTGTGTGGGCTCGTTCTATCTAAGCTACGATCTCATGGAGATATCCCGGACAATCTGCAGAATAAGGCGTGTGATCAAGGAGAGGAGTGCAAGGTATATTTTCCATTAATGTTTTTGGATTTGCATGCTTATTTCTTTCTCTGCGAAGCAATGTGCTGAGATTCGGTGCTGTTTCATGATATATTTTCCTTTCTTATTTGAAGAAAGAATGGGGAAATAAATTAGAACGCTCTAGAGCTGCACTCTGATGACAACATGCAGGCAGTGATGGGCTTGTACCAGTTTATGGGAAGGAAACCTGCCTTGCGTGAGCTCACAGGTTTGGGCACGGGTGACGCGCGAGGTCATCATGAGTTTGAGCATGGAGCGGAAATTAACTCTCTAGTCTCTAAACGTAGCCCCGACTACAtggctccttttttttttctttcaaacttcaaatcattcaaaacatgattgaattcaaatagaaGTGAAGACGCTGTGACTGGATTGACTCTCGCGCGGGATTCTGATGGAGCGCTCTCGCGACACGCTTGGCGACGAGCATGGCGACGCGGGCGACCCCTCCGGCGACTCGCACCAGCATCCCCACCCGTCCCGTCCCGACTCCCTTGCTCTGCCTCTCCACCAGCCTCCGTTGGCGCTCATCCAGAGCTCCAACGCCACCCCTCCCGAGCGTCGGCCAGCTCCAGCCGCGCTCGCCTACACACACAACGCAACCCATCCTCTCCTTGTCCGCTCCCTCCCGGTTGGCCCCTCCGTTGAGGGTGGCGGCGCCGTTGCCGCTCGCCGTGCTCGCCTCGCTGCATGGTCTGGACCAGGTAAGGTTTTCCAGGACTATGTCCTCTCCAGGTTTTCGTCGCTTCCTTCCCACAACCCACGCCACCCATGTCCCTCCGGCGAGATCTGGGTCTCTCCTCCCTTTTTCTCCCCATGCTTCTCCGCCGCTTCTGTAGGTAGCATCATGTCCTTCTTCTTCTGGAACCCTGAGTTTAGCCTGGTTGCCACCGTGGTGGAGGAGGGGATCTTTCATGTTATCGTTGCGTCGTCGGCGGTGGCCCGTttcatcctcgacgccggccCCCTGCGCCCGTTTCCGTTTAGGGTTCTATCGTAACCTACCCGACGCTCTTGCCTCTGCTGCTGAGCTGTCTGCTCAGGCCCCACCAATCATGGTCGCTAAGCGTCGTCGTGGACGTCGCTCTCTGCCTGCATGGTCTCGCCTTCCCGCGTCCTCCTCTGAGTTCGGTGGGAGAGGTTTAATTCCTCTTCCTCACGCACAAAATGGGGAGGATTTACTGCCGCAACTACTTGTCGCGTCTGAGGTCGCCTCCTCCTTCGAGGAAACCGCGTCTGCACCTGCACCCCTATCGCCTACCTCCGGAGCTCCACGCCTCGCCCATTATGGCCTCGAGCCTCGCGTCGGCGCCAACGGTTCTCCAGGTTCCCCGGCCTCCGATCCTCCGCTGTTCAATGCTCCTAGCATGCCACTGCTCTGCTCTTATCTGGACGTCGCGCGCTGCCTTCCCCTCCCTTTTCCAAAAACACCCGCCACGCCTTTCAAAACCCTAAGCCTCGACGGGTGTTTCCACTGCCTCTCCGTTCTCCACCAACTGCGCTCCTGCAGACACCCCGTACACTGCCGCATGTGTGGCCGCTCCGGCCATGCCCTTTCCCCAGCCCACCTTTGCCCCCGTCCGCTCGTCCCCCCGTCCGGCCAACCCCACTGCCAACCCACACCGCCCCGCCactccttatcttgccgcgctgctgATGCCCCTGTCGCCGCTCTATGGAGCGCGCTgggcttgttcttcctctccccctcaCCGCATGGGCTCGCTTTTCGAGGTTGGTGAATCCTCGCAAGCTCCTCCACCTACTGCTGTTGAGAGGGTCATCAGCATTGTTGAGCCATTGCCTCCCCCGCACGCTCCGTCCCCAGTCCCTTTGGCTGGCGATGAAGAGGAGGTGGAGTTCGACGACGCTGCTCCACCTATGGAGGTGTTCATGTCTGCTGGCGACATGCAGGCGGCGCGCCACATGGCGGTTGTCTACATCAACTCACTCCCTCCTTTTTTTCGCCCGCTGAGGCGTGCGCCGAGGATTTCTTTGCGGAGCTTACCGGCTTGCACGTCACTATGGTGGGCTCCTCCATCGGTGACATTTACGCCCGCTTCCTCTCTGAAGAGGACATGGAGCTTTCCATCCTCCACCAGCCCTTCCACAACGAAGGCGCCACCTTCCGCCTCATGCGCGAGGAGGTTGCAGACCGCATCCCCTGCAACCTCAAGTGGGTTGCCCTCGTCCTCGCCCGTCGTGTTCCTATCGAGCATCTGAGCCACCTCAACGTCGCGGAAGCATTCAGCTGTTTCAGAGAGACCCTGGAGGTCGACACTGCTTCTCTCACTGGCACGGACTATGCTGATGTTCGCGCCGTTGTGCGCCTGCGCCACGCAGAGTTTGTTCCCGCGGAGATCCTGCTCACTCGCGAGCCATGTGACTCTCGTCTGATCACGCTTCGCAAATTCCGTGCGTGGCGCGTCGAGGACTCCTACAACAGCGAAGGGGAGTACGTGCCATTCTTTAGCCCTCCCCCGCTGCTGTTGTTCAACTGTAGGCTTGGACGGCTGCCGCCGGTGCCTGCTCACCTCCCTCTTGCCCCTGGCGCGTACAACGACTCACGCGGCGaccacgacatcgacaccatcgaCGGTGCTCTCCTTCCCCATAATGTGTTTCTCACTTCCTAGACAGCGTGGCGAGCTCTCCACAGCGCTCTGCTCCCTCCAGAGCCTCCTCCGGCTCATCCCGCTCGTCGCTCACGCTCACGTGGGATGCGGTTTCCAGGGAGCTGAGCCCTAGCCCTCCTTCTGGATCTTTCTATGCGTCGTGGCGTGGTGATCACAGAGATTGTCGATGCCACTCTTGACGCTGCGTCCTCCGTCGTCGTGCCCACTACGGCTGTCCACGCGCCTCCTGGCCAGGCCCTAGCGGCCCCCGTGAAGCGCAGCTCCCGTCTGGCCTCCAAGGAGTCCCAGCTTTACGAGCCGGACGAGGTGCGTGCCGTCAAGCTCTGTGGCCTCAAGGACGCCCTTGGCGGTTGCACGGCCGCCCTGCAGAAGCAAGTGAGGAAGCATGGCTCCCTTGGTGCTGTGAccaagtgacaagggattaacttgtcaatgcctacagattgtagacttagggtttcgtggaaagtagagggcaagtagatctcgagggtttcagccgaaaattTGCTCGACTAAAAGTTACggtggttctgttgacaatagattcgatcctttctatctcccccggctcccctttatataggagatgGAGCCAAGGCTTTCCATGTCGTACAAGATACAAATTACAAGAGGCTTACGGGCCTTTCCTATATTGCTATCGTATTCTTATTACATCTCGACTTTCCTTATACATAGTtctttgggcttccgagcttctcgATCTTCGGGTCCATGGGCTTCTCGTCTTTTACAGATAACATGGGTACCTTATACGGTATGCCTGCTaggcatacccatgtcagtagcccccgagattttgcttgaatcgtagagtcgagtaaaatctccatcataaAAACCGCAATGTATAATTACCATAATAATTATTTTGCTCAGTATCTATCTtaagtacagggatattggttaaTGAGGCTGGTTCGTCTGACGGAtaaggtaccagttaattgctcttgtggcaaacccgcataaacctacttcaagctcgaGTCCCTCGACTCGAacccgggatactggcgtaattcgacatgtgccgcttaaggacttaccatTATCGAACTCCAGTTtctattttatcgagtacccaacgcgtccgtcaggatttttcttcacatctgttgatgtgggtaaagtgggagagcgcattcaggtgcgatgccacgcaacacaggacggatcctggggtcttaccttcgcactcTTTTTTCGAGTAACAGCATTCAGAGTTATAATCGCGGCGAATGCGCTTTAAGAATATTTTGTCGAGTACCTTTATTCGGATGATGGAATACTTCATTCCTTCGAGATGATATATTTATGTATAACTCGAATATGTACGGTAATTTCTTCGACTGCAACTTTTTATATTGTCTTTGTACACTTTtctcttcctctttttttttatatatcgggtgcacgaccagcgctcccgatgggagtagcccccgaggctacagccgagtgtttgcacttggttgtaggctcaacttctgtTATCCACTCACTCTATTTTGTATCCTTCAGTCGAAACTTGGTGTTTCCTCTTTCTCTatttatttcatcgggtgcgcgaccagcgctcccgatgggagtagcccccgagactacagctgagtgtttgcacttggttgtaggctcatctTCTGTTATCTTGCCACTCTATATTTTCATCGTTACCTCTTATCAGAAACTTTGTTCAatgcttctgataagagtagctccCGAGCATGTGAACAGGTGCTTGCATCTGGGCATAGGCTCCCGAACTTTTCTTCAACTACATATTTCCTCAACTCCAGAAATTTTATTGCTCTTATATTCTGCCTCATCTCCCAAAGTTTTCTTGTTGTGACGTCGCTGCTGACGATAATCATGTTACGCACTATTCTATTTGGAAATTCGCTAGTAATTCACTAGTTTTATTACAGATGTTCGTCGCTACCTTCTCTTTTTCAAAACTTCTACCTCCTTGGGAAAACACAACTCCTAACAATATACTGTcttcggtctcatggtgtagttggagaccggtttatagtttagtttccgtactatcaagagggctatcgagtgagtaactctatcctatcgttcggagagagctcaaacctttgcatccttgcatcatctttcttggtttttatttggatcttatccatgtggtgttttatagcttgtggttatttccatagcaagctctagttcatcaaaaaaggattccgcatgaatcacttgttgcgttttcgatattggagtttttctcggtttctcgtattgagaggttttactctaaaatacatagaaaaaaactaccccacttgttcttaagtttTTCACTCTTTGAGTGGTAGCTCTTGTCAttctctttacaacaaaattggtttcacctaaatccaagtctcctaactcaagttgttgcattttccatattggaggttttactggtttgtcttttatagataggtaaaacctttattaaTTTATTTATATCCTCTCttattggactatgatggttccctgcatgatcttgtagatctttttcctagcttcaaaacaagcccaagatcatcaaaatcggagtctggatgctaaagttatgcccgtttcagcggattatccggcccaaacaaaatatccggccaaatatccggccccatccaggggcatgttttttctggtccttagccgttttacgGGGGCCGGttatttgcaaatatccggccccggataatccggcccgagcCTACCCAAactgtcatatttcgatgggaggggatatttaagccccccttcttcctccttgggctgttacCTCTTCCAAcatttgctctccaccattgttgaccttcagagcttgccatatccctctactcctcctatgcttcttgaatttttTGAGGTAAAAGgaagagtagatctagatctacatttctaccaatcaaatccctctctttgtgaggggaatccactagatctagatcttcgagaaatttggtgttcctccttttatttgttcttcctctcttattcccccgatAGCTTTTGtacgtagctttgttggaatttgagagagaaggacttgagcatcttttggtgttcttgccattgcatttggtgcataggtttgagttctccacggtgattcgtggaagtgaaagcaagaaggttgttactcttgggttcttggaaccctagacagaTTCTAgccctttgtggcgatttcttgggagcctccaattaagtttcgGATGCATGccgcaagctttgtgtaaggcccggattccgcctcgaaggaaatcccttagtggaaccgtgacctaggcctttgtggcgagggtcaccggagaataaggtgaggcgccttcgtggcgctcggtgtgtggtgtgaatcccgcatcttggggtgaggcgtttgtagcgttggtgtgcatcgagcaaccgcacctcaaggtgaggccatttgtggcgttcgggagagctaagccaccgcacctctccaacggagattagcacttgcaagagtgtgaacttcgggataaatcatcgtctcacgcgtgcctcggttatctctatacccaagatctttacttatgcactttacattgcgatagccatcgtgcttgaagttatatatatctttctatcacatagttgcttgtattgattagcataagttgttggtgcacataggtgaaccatagtatataggctttgggcttgacaaagtaaacgctaattttattctgcatttgttaagcccatctcgtagaagtattaaaccgcctattcacccccgcctctaggcgacatccgtgtactttcaattggtatcagaacaaggtctctcattcttaggcttcaccgccttgagagtaaagatgtcggttaggggattagcgcacaatgacttgtttatatttgatggcacaaattatgatctatggaaaatttatgtgcttaatattttgtggggtatttccccggacatggagctaattcttgacatgggtttttcttctcccaaggatccccaaaatttatcttatgagaagaagaaaaactcttgcctcgatgctcttgcttctcatgtgttttccattgttgtgaggaatgtagttacttcatcaatcatgccttttgggagcgctcatgaattatggacaaagcttcaagataaatatgatgtgtccaatattattgaggatgattgtattactTTCACtttcggccgtgatgagttctcatcttcatccactttacCAATGTGTGACAAGACACAagttaatgatatggtgagtggtcatggaaattgcaatgttggtattgagcttactattgatgatcattcatctatatctcattgcaatggttcatctttggacttaaatacatctagcactagaaatgatctacatgcttgtgttgatagtccttgcatatcatgtgtaagttggttGAATAAATCTCGTGATGATAtacttgctttgtcttgtggccatgata contains:
- the LOC124703681 gene encoding probable polygalacturonase; translated protein: MATRRVALAVAVLALCAVGIGASPAVSRGAGCRKHVKRITDYGAVGDGKTLNTAAFARAVADLSRCAGDGGAALVVPQGRWLTGPFNLTSHFTLYLRHGAEILASQDLNDWPLIAPLPSYGRGRDEPGPRYSNFIGGSNLTDVIISGQNGTINGQGQVWWDKYRAKQLTYTRGYLLELLYSRDIIISNVTFVDAPSWNLHPTYCNNVTISGVTILAPIHSANTDGIDPDSSSHVKIEDCYIVSGDDCIAVKSGWDEYGIRFNMPSQHIVVRRLTCISPTSAMIALGSEMSGGIQDIRVEDSIAINTESAVRIKSGVGRGGFVKDIFVRNLRLHTMKWVFWMTGNYGQHPDNSSDPKALPEVTGINYIDVLAENVTMAGRMEGIPNDPYTGICMSNITAHLAPKAKKLQWNCTDVQGVASGVWPKPCPQLGAVGKPCTFPEDELVIGPPELPKCTY